The nucleotide sequence ATCTAGTGATGTCAATTCACCGCTTCAACTAAGTATCGGTTATCATCGATTTCTGAGTCAAGCGTGATTTGTCCGTCGAACCGGCTTATTCGTCCTTCTTGGACTTTTCAGCTTCTTCTTCGGCCGAAACCTGTTGAATCTCGACCGGTTCGGGTCCGGGCGGAGGAGGTGGCTGCGGCTGCTCTGGAAGGTTGAATGTCTTCTGCCCTTTATAAGAGGCAATCGGCCCATTGCTTCCGGATCGGTCTGTCGCCCAGGCGGGCACATCCAGCTTGGTTCCGGCAAATCGGACTTTCCCTTCGTGAATCGCCCCTCGCTGAAACGGTCCAGCTCCCAGCACCCACAAATCCTTGGCCGACGATCGAGAGGTCAGCATCCCAGACTGCCAGATTCGTTCGCGGCTCTCTTTGTCGTAAGCAAACATCGCCAGCTTCGCAGCGGCCACCTGATCACTTCTTTTCGCCAGAGCCAGCTCGGGGATCCCAGGCAGGGATGGCAAATGCGACACAGCTGCCAGAGCATCAGCAGCGTCGTTGAGCGGTCGTGTCGACGGAATTCCATACACAACTTCATGCGAATCGGCCCCCAGAGCCCCGACTCGACCTTCGATAATGAAGTCAGCGGTGGACGCGTTTTCCTGAAGCAGAATCCCTGCTGCAACCATCTGCTGTCGGAGAGAGCCAATCATGTAGTCCGAATTGACGAACCCGATCCCCTTGTAGTCCTTGATGAATTGCGTGTCGAAGAAGACTTTCTGATGGGCCAGCGGCGTGAAATCCAGCTTTGACACAGCTCCATCCACCGCATCCGACATCACCAGCTGTTCCGTAGCTGTTGAATGTTTCGTCGTTCCGCATCCGCTCAGGCAAATGAGAAGCGAGAAACAAACAGCGACGAAAACCGGAATTTGACGCAGTGAGGACATAACGAGAGTGAGAGAAAGCAGTGAGGAGGGGGAATGGGAGGCACAAATTCAGGAGGGTGAGAAAAGTATACCAGCGTTTCCAAAACGCAACAAATCCAATTTTTCGCTGATGCCGGAAGCGAACAACATTGTAAATCTCAATTGTCAAATTCTTTTTTTGACAATGGTCCCGAGAACTTCATAGCGTCGAATCCTGCAAGATTTACCTGACTCTTCAATTCAAGGATATCGACATGAAGGACCTCACCGCCCCAACCACTCCGATCGTTCGGCGCGCACTCAGATTGGTCGCATTTGGCGCAGCTGCAGCGGTTTTGATGACTGCCAGCGTCAACGCAGCCCAGACACCGGAAACCCCAGAGACACCCCAAGCTCCCGCAGCAGAGGAAGCCCCAGCAGTTGCCCCTGCCCCCGCTGTCGATCCCGCTCCAGCTGCGGACTCCGCTCCTGCATCCGACGTAGCACCGGCCGCAGCTCCTGAACCAGCCACCGATCCGGCTCCAGCTGCAGAGACTGCGCCTGTTGCGGACCCTGCTCCAGCTGCCGAACCAGAACCTGCCGCCGAAGAGTTGCCACCACTTCCACCAGAGCCAGAGAAGGTTGAAGAGAAAGCACCTGTCGTGATTCCGAGCAAGAACGGACAGACGACTCTTCTGAACGGCAACTGGTCAATTCGAATCACCCCTGCCCCACGTCCACAAACAGACGATGCGAGTGCCGAGAAACTGGCGAAAGTGGACACGTACAAGCAGATTTACGATGCCATCCCCTATCGACGTGCAGATTACCTCGCCAATCCAAACTATCGACACGATACAGCTGTCGAAATTCTCTTTGGTGAAATGCGACCAACAGTGATTCACCGACAAGATCAACCACAACGAGTCGTCAATCCACGTCCACAGATTTTCCGTCCGGACATGTTCCCGTACATCGGAGACTACCGGAAGTATTACTGGCGATCAGGACTTTACGCTCTGCGTCCAAGCCCGCTGCCACTCTTCCCGTTCTCGTTCTGAAACAGTTTTGATCGAATCTCTGCACTCGCTGGAGCTCTCCGCTCCGGATGAACGATGCAACTGGCCCATGGGAATCGCAAGATTCGATTGAAGAAGAAGACGGCACAGAGAGTCGAGAGCTCGATATCAAGCTGAGCATCTTCGAAGCACGGCTCAGCTCACCGGTGTCAGGACCATACGGAAGTCCAAAGCATGAATCGACCAAGTCGCACCCGCGGCCTGGTCGATTTTCGTTTGTACGTTTGCTTTCGCAGCACAGTTTCCCTGAACACTCAAACACGAAGCGTGCAGAGCATCCCAGGAATCCCGGGCTAGCGGAAACTACCGGATCTCGTTCAGATCAGCATCGAGGTTCTCACTGGAAGCTCGATACTCTTCCAAAGCTTGTCGCTGATTCGGCAGTTGCATTTCAGGACCGGCGGGGAAGAACTGAACGTCATCCCGCAGGTAATACGCTGAAGGCAATGTCTGGCCACCCATCTGAGTTTGGCAACCGCAAAGACCTGCCGACACAGACATTCCGACAATTGACAGAACGACAGTCTTCGAGAAAAGAGTGTTGTGGATCATGCCGAAGCTCATTCTCAGGGTGAAGTAAGACTCTCGATAATGATTCTCCGACTCCAATCACCACCCCGGGCGATACGAAAAGAGAATCAACGAGCAAAGGTTGTTTTTCGGACAGAAAGAAACTGTCCGCCAACAACTTGATCGTCACGAAAAGTCTGCGTCTTGAGAATTTTCGACACAATCGTCAATGATTGACACACCTGCACACTCCGAACATACGGTCAGTGCACAGTCTGAGAATGGAAAACATCCCTTCTAATGCCACAAGACCGATAATGCCTGACAACACTTCCGACCGGTTGAACTGGTTGCAAGTGTTACAAACCAGCCAGCGTCGACGACGGAAATGAAAGCTTCACCCGGCATCTCTTTCGTGAGGATGAACGTCCCGACGTTAATGAATGCGGTTGGCTCTTGCTTTGAGGTCCTTGCGAACCCCTAACGAGAGGCACATTCTCCGCTGGTCGAGAATTCCCCGAGTCGTGACATGCGATGAAATGCAGCCTCGTCAAAGACTGCTTTCATCAATCAGTAGCAAAGAACACTGAAGGCAGTGTTCACCACAATTAGTCGTTCACTGGACGAACGACCGAGGCGCGAGGTCCCTTAGGACCGTCCTCTGACTCATACTCCACATCTTGACCTTCTTGAAGCGATTCAAATTCCGCATCCTGGATCGCGGAGACGTGAAAGAACAAATCTCCTCCTCGATCTTCCGACGTAATAAACCCGAATCCCTTGTCAGCGACCAGCTTCTTAATCTTTCCTCGCAGCATTGCCGCTCTTCCTTACTCAATAACTCATGACTGCTCTGAGAAGTTCAATCTCTCTCACCTCCATGAACTCCCGCTCTTCTCTCTTGGACAACGCTCGCAAATCACATTGTTGATCTGTGAGATCACACAGAGATCAGAATTGAATTGATGAGAAAGCGCATGTCCTAAGATGGATCACGTTGCGACTCATCAGTCTCAATTGTGGAATGATCGGGAAAACGTCCTGTTTTGAGTCGATCGGAATCTTCACCACAAAGGCAGATTATAGCGGTCTTGAGGCTGTTCTCGATTCTCCCGAGTGAGAATTTCGCAAATTCCCATCAACCAATCCAAATACATAAAATGGCTTCCAGCAGACTTGATGGCTTGCGAGGCACCCGTTCTTGTGGCATGGTTGCGACAAAAGACGTTTCCCCACCACCCGACCGTTGAGACAGTACCTATGCTCAAGCCTTCTCGGCTCAGTTGCCTCGCACACCCCACGCGTGTTTCTTCCCCAAGTCGGGAACGTCGATGCGAAAGAAGAGTTCGTGCTTGCTTTGTCCCAGTGCTTGCGATGTTGATTTGGCTCGCATCCACTGTGAAGACAGAGGCAGAAGACTTAATCATCAACGGGGACCGCGCGTTTGGGTATCTCAAACAGATCTGCGATCTCGGACCGAGATACTCAGGCTCGGAGGGAATGGTCAAGCAGCAGGAGCTTCTTCAGGAGCACTTTACGAAACTTGGTGGCCTCGTCGGTTTTCAGGACTTCGATGCACCGCACCCTCAGTCCGGCGAACCGGTGCGGATGCGAAACCTGATCGTCTCCTGGCACCCTGAACGACGCGACCGAATTGTTGTCTGCTGCCACTACGACACCCGCCCATTTCCAGATCGAGAACCTCTGGAGATCAATCGCACAAAACCGTTCATTGGCGCCAACGACGGAGGAAGCGGAGTCGCCCTGCTCATGGAACTGGGAAATCACATGGCAGTCCTCCCGAACAAGCTCGGAATCGACTTCGTCTTTTTCGACGGTGAAGAACTCGTCTACAAAGAGGGAGACAAGTATTTCCTCGGATCAGAACACTTCGCTCAAGAGTATCACGACAAGCCACCCCGCAATCATCGATACGTGAAGGGAGTGCTCGTCGACATGATCGCCCAGCGTGATCTCAATGTTTACTACGAACGCAACAGCCTTCGATATGCCCCTCAAGTCACACGGAGCATTTGGGCGACAGCGAAGCGAGTCGGAGCGACAGAATTTCATGCACGCGCGAAGCACGAAATCCGTGACGATCACCTGCCGTTAAATCAGATTGCCAAAATCCCAACCTGCGTCATTATCGATTTCGACTATCCATACTGGCACACACGCAACGATCTGCCAGCTGCGTGCTCTCCGAAATCGTTGTATAAGGTCGGGCTCGTCGTGCTTGCCTGGCTCGCGGAAAACTAAGTCTTTCCCGCGGCTTTTCCAGCATTCGACGATCCAACGCCACCTCTGAGCAAGACACAGAGTTCAGGAGAGAATTCCTGCTCGACAGAGAAAATCTCAGAGGTGATGCGGAATTGAAGTCTGGGTTCTCCGTCGCTCGACCTGCGTCAACAAACGCACCATTCTTCTGGAACGATCAAATTGTTTCACAAGATCAATCAGGCGAACGCTGAGCCAATCGATACAAGGCACCGCTTGTACACGAGCGACGTGAGCCATCCTGCTGGATTCCACGAATCGCTCTCACTTCTTCACATCAGTGAATCTCAAACCGGCATGAACACCGGCTGACGATCAGAGCAAGTTGCTCTTTTCTGTGCACTCGCTTGCGCTGTTTCACAACCTAAAACGCTGTGCTTGCTCGTGCGAGATCGTGCACACAAAATCAGAAAATGCTCTAATATGCTGGAAGTGGATCGATGGTCGCGGTCACTGGGTATGCATATGGAGCCATGGCAGTTGGAGCTCCACCGGTGTATGCACCAGGGTAAGTTCCGCATGCACCATTCGGGCACGGAGAAGGAGCGCTGTAGGTGTTGTATGGAGCGTATCCAGCACCATATCCACAAGGCGCACAACCTCGTTGTGCGAATGGGCAACAACATCCCGTTGCAGCAATCGTCAATGCGAGGGTCAGCATCAATGCGCACCGCTTCATAGTTCCAATCCTTTTCGTGGGAGTGAGAGAGGAGTCATCGTGTGGGTCGGTCGACCCATGTGAAGTTGTCTTCGACCGAGCGTTGCGAAATCCATTCGCCGTCAGAGAAGACCTTGATTGAGGAATCTTGAAAGGGACAGGCCGCTCAAATGTGCGGTGCCTGTGTGAGCGGAACGATACGATTCCAACTCAATCGAAACAACGGGAATTGAGGAAATCCCCGATTTCCTGAGCACGATTGAAAGAATTGCAACTCGCGCCCCGAGAATCAGCCCCGAAGACCGGCCCAATGAAACGCAAAACAGCACCGGCAGCGAACTACAAGGGAGCAATTTCAGCACGAAGCCCCTCAGAGATACTGATCAATCAATCTCGACTTCGACGATCGGATCGATCTCACCCTTCGAAGTGAATCGCGAAAACGACGTTTCGTAGTTCGTGTGCATCCCGAGAACGGTGCGAGGAATGTTTGGCTCTTCCAGCGAGTGATACATCAGCCACTGATTTCGGCCGATTCGAAAACGAGCCCCAAACGCATCTTGCTGCGACTCGATCTTCCCATCTTGCACGACGGTCAGTTGATTCCACTCAACGGGTCGAAAGTGTCGCTTCGGAGCCCAGTCGAAAACTGTAGAAACAAACAAGCGAGATGCTTCGCTCGACTGTTCGACAACCAGTTTTCCTTCTTCTACGGACGCGAACCCCAGAGCCTTTTGCGTTCGCTCTTGAGGAACTGAGATCGGCAGCACACGGATTCGCTGACCTTGCGCTAGCAGGGCCACTTCCCGTGTCGCGGAGTCAGCTTCAACTTCGTAACTCGCAGCAATCGGAATTGTTGAGCGGAAGGCAAGCGATTTCGCCTCGTTGGCCCGAACCGACTGATTGAGGATCAACTGATGATCCTGCCTCAGCAGAATCACCTGCCGCATGAGTTTCGTCCCGTCCGGTCCGTCCTGAACGAGTTCCATGAAATCGACTTCAGCATCTTCAAACCAGCAGGTGCAGGTCCACTGCTCGTCACTCTCAACGGATTTTCCGTCGACTTGAAGATCCGCTTCCCACTTGCCTCGAAAGATCGGGATGTCAGCTGCAACAACGTCGAGCGACAAAGTCTTGCTGTCATGAATTACGACGCATTGGTCGATCGGTGACTTCCAGGACGACCGCAAATTGGCCACCATCGCCCAGTCGGACTGGAACGTTTCTTCGGGAAGTTCCCACTCACTTCGAATTGCTGACAGACTCTTTCCGATTGCCAGCCCTTTCAAGTAGCGATCAAGACCTTCACCATCTTGATAGTCTACTGCAGCCAAGACAGTTCTCAGGCGGATGAAGTCTTCGCGAACATCCCCTTCCCGCTCTGCTCCCGAAAACGCGATCCGATTCGGAGTACACAACGAAATCACACGTTCCAGAAGAGAATGCAGTCGAGTCAGAATCGATTCATTCCAGAGTCGTTCTCCGTGCACACGTGCAAACAAAGACATACGAGCCAAGCAGCACAACGAATCAACGATCCCCGGAATCCACTGAGGCTGTGGAGTTCCGTCGTTGTCGCTCGTTTCGTCGATACACATCCGAATGAGACCGACGACTTCCTTTTGAAGCTTCTTGGCGCCTTTAAGATCTCGAAGCGAAACCGCCAGCATGAAGACAGTTTCAAGAAATGGAAGCTGACTGAGCGCCTGATCGGGGTCGACTTCCGGTTTGTTCTCAAGCCACGATTGGCCCTGTTGAACGACCCATCGCCATAAGTCGATTAACGCTTCGGTCGACAGCACATCGACTTTGAGTGAGAGAATCCAGATTGCCGAACACAATGACTGAAAGTTCGTGTCAGAGTCGAGGTTCTCAGCAATTCGGGCATGAATCTCCGCAGCGACTTCCGACTTGCGTTTGAGTTTCCCGAACAGAATTCGTTCCCACGCACCTTCGGGTTCATCAGAAGTGGAGGCATTTGGCCAGAGTGTTCTGAGATCCTTTTGTAGCTCTTTGCGTTCCCGCTTCTTCATAGCAAGAGAAAGCAAATCCTCTTTCATGATCCGTGAAAACTCTTCGAGGTCACCTTTTTTCGCAGCATTCCCTAGGCCGCGAGTTGCACCTCCGCGAAACGATATCGACTGAAGCCATTCCCCATCAGCGGGTTCGAAAGCCGAAGTGCCCGGTGGGAGGTGTCCGTTTGATGATTCGAGCGTTGCACTCATGGCAGTTGTCGTTTCGAAGCTGAAGTTTGAATCGTCTCGCTGTTTCCCGCGCAGGCGGAGGCGTATTAGACCATTTTCATGGGCCGCATGCACTCACCTGACGGAGATCCGTACGATGAAGGGTCCGCTCACCGATTCGAATCACACTGAGCCGGAATTGAACTAGCTCTAAGAGTCGCGTCCCCAAAGACATTCGGCGATCCAGTCGAGATCGTCCTGTTGTTGCTGGCGAGCTTCTTTGGTTGTCGTTCCCCCAGCACTGTTCAGTGCATTCGCCACGATGAGACGAACAACGCACGAAAGCGGAGTCCCCGGCTTCTGCGAAAGCGCTCGGGAGATCATGGGGTGATTTCGATTGAGAATGATCTCATTTTGGGAAGTTGGAGCATCAGCGAAATGCGTGTCGATCAGTCGCTGAAACCCGGTAGGAATCTCGCCTCGCTGCTTGAGTTCTTCGAAAGACTTCGCAAGCTCGTGTCGCTCGTTCAAGAACGCCATCACAGGTTGATCGGCACGAAACGATCCGAGCAAAACCCTCGCTTGTGAACTCTCAAGAAACTGAATCCACTCAGGAGCTGCATCTTCGAGATCCTGAACGCCCAGAATCATCGCCGAGAAATTCGGTGCGGTCGGTGTCGCAAGACGCAGATCACTTTCAATCCCGGCATCGAAATCATCGGCAAGGCACTGCGCAAGAAGTGACTCTTCAAAGCTGCGGAACGTACTGACGCAAGGTGCCGAATGAGAAGCGAAGAGCGAATTGATCCAGCGTTCCTGTCGTCGATCCGGGTTGTACCAGACAACTCGATCGACATCGTCTTCAAAGAGCGGGTCCGCTTCAGACTTGTCGAGGATCTCTTGAATCGTGAGCAGACCGTGAGAAGTCGGGAACCGATAGGATTGTTTCAGGACCTGACGAAGTCGTTCGTTCTCGATCGCCGCCCCAGCCAGGGAATAGCGATGCCAGTTGACAATCGACTCCATCCGCTGCGGGTCCGCATCCGCCAGCTTTTCGAAGTGCTCGAAGAGGATCTGCTCGAGAACCTCACACACGTTTTCGAATGCCCGGTTACGCACCAGATCTTCTCGACTGGCAGTCGGGGAGCAGTCATGCAGCTCGATGCAGCCGCGTAAGAAAGTCGCCCAGACCGGAAGGATGCCCTGAAGCTTGCGAGAGATCACCATCCTGCGAACAGTCACCATGACTGTCGGAAGATCGCTGAATCCAGGAACTCGCTGTGGGCTGACGTAGAGCGCTCCGGAAATCGAAACTGGTTTTTCAATGCGAATGGGAATCACATCGAGAGGAGTCTCGTCGAAGTATTCTTCGATGGCCAGCTCGGTCGATTCCTGATCCTGTTGGGCATCAAACCAGGCTGCGTGAATGACGTTGACCCGCACGTCTGAATCGTTGAGGAAAATCGGGATCGGCAAAAAGTCAGCATGATCGCGAATCGCAGTTTCGACAGATTCTGGATTCTCTGACAGAAACTTGTATTCCGGTTTCAGGATCAAAGTGACGGTGGTCCCAAACTGACTTCGCTCGATGTTCGACAGGTCGATTTCAGTTCCGGGCCCTGCCTCCCAGCGGACTCCGGACTCTGCGTTCTCGTTTCGGCTTTCCACGACGAGTCGGTCCGCGAGCATGAACGCACTGAACAGCCCAACTCCGAACTGACCAATCAGGTCTCCATTGTCGGCAGTTCCAGATTGTTGCGAGAGAGGAGGAGTTCCTCGCTTGATCAGACCAGTAATTCCGAGGCCGACTGTTCCGAGATAGTTTTCGGCGTCTTCGGGAGTGAGGCCGACTCCGTCGTCAGTGAATGAAAGAGTACCAGCGTCTGAATCTTGCCGGACGACGATCTTCCCCTGAAATTGCAAATCGCCACGTCGTCGGCGCATGATGGCATCATGTGCGTTTTGAAGCAGTTCTCGAATCGGAGTATCGTAGCGGCTGTAAAGAGATGACCCCATGATATCGATGACACCAGCGATATCGACCTGAAAAGGGATCTTGCGTTTCCACTCGGACATAATTGTTTCAACGACCTCGGGAAAAGTGAGTCGAGCATTGATGCGAACGCATTGAAGTCGACACATATCGACGAGACAAGTGTAGAAACCAGTTCTTTCTTGACTGGGAAGTTGTTCAAATACAGTTCTCAATGGAGCCGGTCAAATGTATTGAGCGGAAATTTGAGACGAAGGGACAAGATGGCCGATTTTTCGATTACCGGTGCGGAAGTCAAACGACTTGCTCAAGAGTCTCGCGGAGACGTCGACGGAAACTGGAAGCGATGGGGCACATACCTCGCTGAACGTCAATGGGGAACGGTTCGGGAAGACTATTCGAGTCACGGCGAACCCTGGAACTACTTCACTCACGACGATGCCATCTGGCGGGCTTATCGCTGGGGCGACGATGGAATCCTCGGCTGGTGTGATCGAAAAGGTCGCTTGAGTTTTTCACTCGCGATGTGGAATGGAAAAGACCCCATTCTCAAAGAGCGGCTCTTCGGACTGAGTGGCCCCGAGGGGAACCACGGGGAAGATGTCAAAGAGTGCTATTACTATCTGGATGCCACTCCGACTCACTCTTATTGCAAAGGACTGTATAAGTATCCGCAGACCGAATTCCCCTACTCTCAACTCGTCGAAGAAAACCGTAATCGCAATCGGCAACAACTCGAGTATGAACTGACCGACACCGGGATCTTCGACGAGAGCCGCTACTTCGACGTGTTCGTGGAGTACGCCAAGGCTTCCCCAGAAGATACCTGCATTCGTGTGACTGCAGTCAATCGCGGAGACGAAACTGCCGAGTTGCATCTGCTTCCGCAATTCTGCTTTCGCAACACCTGGTCGACTCCGAACGTTTACGAAGCCGGCCTCCCAAAACCGAAACTGTCGGCCGCCTCCAAAGACTCGATACGAGCCGAGCACGCTTCACTCGGAGAGTTTCAGATCTTCGCCGACGTTGCTCCCGATGGTTCCAAACCACAGTGGCTTTTCACAGAGAACGAAACCAACCCCTCACGCGAACAAGCTGTCGAAGTCATTCGCGGAGGCTGCAAAGATGCATTTCATCTGTATGTCGTCAATGGTGAAACGAACGCGGTTAATCCGCATCAGTACGGAACGAAAGCAGCTGCCTATTACAAAATGGAAATCCCTCCCGGGGGACAGATGCAGATTCGCCTCAGGCTCGTGCCGGTCAAAGAAGTTCCGCAGATGCCCTTCAGCGAGTACTTCGACCGAGTCTTCGATCGGCGAATCGAAGAAGCTGACGCTTTCAATCGACTGAAAGTCGGAGCGGGATTAAACGAAGACGAGCGGCGCGTTCTCAGACAGGCCAATGCCGGACTGCTCTGGACGAAACAGTTCTACTGCTACTCGGTCAAAGACTGGCTGGACGACGGCCCACAACGCCCCATTTACGACCACTCGACCAACCTCGTTCGAAATGCAGACTGGCAGCACCTGTTCAATCGTGATGTCATCTCGATGCCCGACAAGTGGGAGTACCCCTGGTACGCAGCTTGGGACTCCGCATTCCACATGCTTCCGTTCGCGAATCTTGACA is from Thalassoglobus sp. JC818 and encodes:
- a CDS encoding DUF6655 family protein, giving the protein MSSLRQIPVFVAVCFSLLICLSGCGTTKHSTATEQLVMSDAVDGAVSKLDFTPLAHQKVFFDTQFIKDYKGIGFVNSDYMIGSLRQQMVAAGILLQENASTADFIIEGRVGALGADSHEVVYGIPSTRPLNDAADALAAVSHLPSLPGIPELALAKRSDQVAAAKLAMFAYDKESRERIWQSGMLTSRSSAKDLWVLGAGPFQRGAIHEGKVRFAGTKLDVPAWATDRSGSNGPIASYKGQKTFNLPEQPQPPPPPGPEPVEIQQVSAEEEAEKSKKDE
- a CDS encoding cold shock domain-containing protein yields the protein MLRGKIKKLVADKGFGFITSEDRGGDLFFHVSAIQDAEFESLQEGQDVEYESEDGPKGPRASVVRPVND
- a CDS encoding M28 family peptidase; translated protein: MLIWLASTVKTEAEDLIINGDRAFGYLKQICDLGPRYSGSEGMVKQQELLQEHFTKLGGLVGFQDFDAPHPQSGEPVRMRNLIVSWHPERRDRIVVCCHYDTRPFPDREPLEINRTKPFIGANDGGSGVALLMELGNHMAVLPNKLGIDFVFFDGEELVYKEGDKYFLGSEHFAQEYHDKPPRNHRYVKGVLVDMIAQRDLNVYYERNSLRYAPQVTRSIWATAKRVGATEFHARAKHEIRDDHLPLNQIAKIPTCVIIDFDYPYWHTRNDLPAACSPKSLYKVGLVVLAWLAEN
- a CDS encoding glucosidase, whose translation is MADFSITGAEVKRLAQESRGDVDGNWKRWGTYLAERQWGTVREDYSSHGEPWNYFTHDDAIWRAYRWGDDGILGWCDRKGRLSFSLAMWNGKDPILKERLFGLSGPEGNHGEDVKECYYYLDATPTHSYCKGLYKYPQTEFPYSQLVEENRNRNRQQLEYELTDTGIFDESRYFDVFVEYAKASPEDTCIRVTAVNRGDETAELHLLPQFCFRNTWSTPNVYEAGLPKPKLSAASKDSIRAEHASLGEFQIFADVAPDGSKPQWLFTENETNPSREQAVEVIRGGCKDAFHLYVVNGETNAVNPHQYGTKAAAYYKMEIPPGGQMQIRLRLVPVKEVPQMPFSEYFDRVFDRRIEEADAFNRLKVGAGLNEDERRVLRQANAGLLWTKQFYCYSVKDWLDDGPQRPIYDHSTNLVRNADWQHLFNRDVISMPDKWEYPWYAAWDSAFHMLPFANLDIDYAKDQLSMFLREWYMHPNGQIPAYEWNFSDVNPPVHAWACWRVYQRSGPPGHRDREFLSKVFQKLLLNFTWWVNRKDIRGRHIFTGGFLGLDNIGVFDRSKPLPTGGHLEQADATGWMAFYCASMMSIAFELADGNPSYSQIAYKFFSHYISIAESMNQLDGSGLWDEEDGFYYDHLYTGGQSIPLKIRSIVGIIPLFTVDILFERIINQLPEFQKRMNWMLKHRRDLNEFMTFLEHGTADDDGTNGLWLLAIPTRERLERILKYLLDEDEFLSKFGIRSLSKFHEKNPFCFNVGNQETCVTYIAGESDSYMFGGNSNWRGPIWFPMNYLLIESLERYHQFYGDTLKVECPTGSGVMMTMQEVADELRRRLVRLFVEDEEGFRPSYSRNERLLSDENWKDLILFYEYFHGDSGRGLGANHQTGWTALIAPILEHLARRKSE